The Hippoglossus hippoglossus isolate fHipHip1 chromosome 16, fHipHip1.pri, whole genome shotgun sequence genomic sequence AACtttatacacaaaaataaaaattacaaagTGAAATGAACAAACGACAATGACTCTTCTCCAAACCAATCAGATTCATTTCCACTGAGAAGCAGTCACATTGTTTCTGAAAGGGAGAAAACTCACTTACACCACTGGAAGCAGATGTTCTACCACAAGGGGAAACAGCATCCTCACCAGTGACTCTTCTATTCAGTACCTGAGAAACAACAGTCTGCTCCACAATGAATGAGACGGTCCCAAACATGCTGCAGGGTTTGTAGGATCACTTAATTAAAAATATCCAGAACAGCGGGAAATACATTTGAACAAATATGCAAAGGAATTGCctactgctgtgtttttaattaacttaaaaaataagaattaaCTTTCTGTCCCTTTAAGGTTTTGTCCAGTTCACTGGACATTTTCTGATCGAGAGACATTATTACTTCCAGAAATCAGCAACACTCAATTCGTTTTTTtcttaattgaaaaaaaatccacatttgtTGTATGTGTTTTGTCACACAGTAACAATTATGACTCAAGCTGCTTTTTTTCACGACAGCATTGCAGATGTTGTTCAACTTGTGACTGTGAGAAACAATCTTTCCAGTGGATCTCTCAGCGGGGGTTTCCCCTCTGTGAGCTCTTCGAGTCTGCCGGCCTCCCTGACAGCTGCCCCAAATGACACAGAGTTCAGCTCTGGTTGGATTCTGGTTCAGGGCTCACTCCGCCGTCAGGGTACGATGCACGATGCCTTTCGAAGGGCCAGGTAGCCTGTGACGACGTCAGTGGGGAGGAGGCGGATGTAGGAGAACTCCTCAGAGGATGTGAAGCGTAGTTTTGTCTGTGGGTCTGCGTAGTTTGCCTAAGGAAAGACAAGATCTATCAGTGTGTTGTTTATACACGACTTGGCTCAAATAATAATGCTCATTGTTAAATCACAGTTTTAGCACTATACTCACAGGGAGTCCAGAGATGTCAGAGTATTTTTTGGCTGGCTTCAAGGAGGGAGGGGCATCTATGTTGTAATCTGTAAATACAAAAGGATCATCCATTGAAATCTCATATTTAAAAGTCCAATATGTAGGATTTCGGGGATCAATcggcagaaatttaatataattctTATAATTAAGCTTTAGTAAGTGTCTAATCACCTGAAACTGagaatcattgtgttttcactgccTTAAAATGAGCCCATTATGTCTACATCAGAAGCAGGTTCTTCCATAGTTGTCAACCATGTACCACAGAACAACTGGGACTAGAGAGGgcctttcatgtttttatgttaccTGTAATGTAACAGCAGGGAGGGGAGGCAAGGGGTTGGTCGCAATATGCATGtttaccactagatgccactcAAATCCAATACACAGAACCCGCAACTGACCAAAAGACTATTAGAAATTAGAAATTTTAAAACAATCTAACTTTAATTACAACTGATTGAATGGATTTATTTGTCGGCATAACTTGCTATTAATTCAAAACTCTACCATACTGTATAAACAACATGTAGCAGCTAAGATATAATCACTCACAGTTGGGATCATCGAACTTCCAGGGTAAAGTCCGCTCTAAAGCCAGAATCTGTTTGAGATTCTTCCAGGTCCGATTCTTtttgcctgctgctgctccaccaatCCCTGAGTGCTGCCAAGATAGAGACAAGAAAACAAGAGAACATAAACTGACTGAGAAGCAATAGATGCAGGTAAACCTAAACCAAGATGGACGTAGACACTGACCGTGAACGAGGGTTCTTTGAATGGAGGCGGCTTTGCAGTGGGCTCCGTGGTGGGTGCTGGACCGCTGTCTACTGATGCCGCTGCCTTCACCTCTGCCACCGTATCTACTACGGTTATCTGATGAAACATGAGACAGCAGCTCCTCACACATTTGATCTGACACTGCTCTTGATGCACGTGTTTTGAAGGTAAACAAAGCCAAAGCTGGGCTGCACACAGTGTAACCTGAGACCTAAAGATTCAATTTAATATATATCTTATTGCATGAACGGTGCTTTACAGTCGCATTTGGGGATAAGAGAAGAAGGTTATTTATTAGCATTTcaatattgttgttttacagACATGTGCAAAGCTCTAATCATAATTTACACGACTCACTACACACGGAAAATTTAAAACCAAGCACTAATGCAACAATTTTCACGTGCAAATAAACAAGGTAGTGCAAAGAATGCGTCCATAGTTAAGCTTCTCAATAGTAATACTGATAAAACAGACATGAAGCCTCTGAAGCCCTGAAATAGACTCAGGAGTGTCTGGAGTCAGGAGTGGGTGGTCTGCACTGTCCTAACCCTCCTTAGGGACATGTCtacaaatgatcaaattattATGAAAAATGTCCATAAGCTTTGCATGACTCCCACAAAACATCTACAAGATATAGAAAAGTCAAAtagacacttttttttgtttgtatgtgccTTTTCTGGAATTTGGTTTAGATGagtattaaatgtgtttaatgtaaatGGTGTGTATTGTTGAgccttgtttttaaatatgtactgtgtgttttcaaaaggTGTGTATTGTTGAGCCCAGTCAAAAGGAgaatttctgtctgtttctggcCATATTAACAGGTCTACTATCCATATTGCACACATGCAGGTTTCCAAACCATGCAACAATACAAAGTGAAACCCTAATCCTAAGTTTATATTTTGTCAATATTGTTATTGAGTTTGATGTAATACTCAATAGTTGCAGTACACCATACTACAATAGTTATAGACTTATCATATTTTACTATAGTATTACCCTCTCCGTACAGATTTCTGCAAATATTATAAATTGAAATATTACCTGACAAATTAAACGGATGAGAAtttagtgaaataaaataagtgTCATTGAAACAAACTGAGCCACAATTTAAAAGTGAGAACTATTGACTTATTGTGCTTCTCTGATCTGCCTTCATGATGAATACGACGTGTTTaagataataacaacaacacatttagGTTTAGTCTTTTCTCGCTTGTTTCTTTGAcggttgtgtgtgttgtacctgTGTCGGTGCGGTCGGTGTCACTATCAGCGgggctttcttcttcttgctgcAGCTCCCGGGGGCCTGCGGAGCGGCTGAGACCGCCGGGCTGCCGGGGCGTTTCTTCCCCCGGAGAGCGGCAGAGGAGGCGGCTGCCGGCTGGGTTTTGACGGTTATGGGGATCTGAGAAGCCATTTGTACCGATAACACATCAAAACTATGGAGCTCCTCGATGTGAAGCCAGTTTTCTCACTAAAACTCCCTCAGACTTCAGCGTCCATCATCCGGATGTAAACAACACTTCAACCGGATATGGAATAATTTCACTTCCGGATAAGAGAGcgtcaaaataataataatgttttaaaattcaaaatcATCTTcattatattttgattatattgatttacaaaaataagcaaacaaaactaaaaagacttTTAGTGCACTCATAAATGTATAATAGGActataatatgtatatttatatatatatgcatatgatatatgtatatatatacagcatcctattttacatttataatatatatcatatatatgtatacatatcATACTCCTATTATACATTTATGAGTGCACTAAAAGtctatttagatttatttttgtaaatcaatataatcaaaatataattttatgaagattatttagaatttttaaatatggttattatttatatatatttttcgcttgtgtgtttatattattGGGGTTTAGTAATTGTTGTTTATGGCATGTTTAGGCCATAGCAAATGCGTGGGAAGACAAATTAAGGGAACAATATTGTCCTTCGACCATCAGGTGCATAGTCTCTAATAAACATGTCAGTGATGTAATTCTATTACACTGTTATATGTTGCACACAACACACTTTCAGGCACACCACATATTTGACTTAATTTCCTGGGAACTTAAACTAACCTGAGTCACTGTCCTCTCTAAAGCAAGTGCAACCTGCAGGCTCAGGCATGACTGTCAGTGGAGTGTTACTGCCACCTTGTGTTTCAGGGGAGGTTCTGCACTCAGTGACCTGTGCAAACTGAATTGATGAACACTCAGTAAAGACAATTACTTTTTTAGTTCCTCGTGGGACTTAGATGATAAAGCTGCTTCACCGTCCTCTAAAGTTGCACAGGATGGACTTTTTCTTCATACTCAGCAGTTGATTGTATCTTACTTCTGTATCCTACTGCATTTTATTGATCTCCTTTATTAATTAGCATCTTAAAAAATGTTCATGGAGCCAATTTCCTTTTTGACTGTCAATCTTCTAATGTATGTTCTTCTGTATAGGTTTTATcctaaatatacagtaaatatcaCAATTAGGCCTGGGattaatttataaattaaaagatAAAGTCTTGTTCCAATCTCACCCATGGGATACAACAATATTTCCAATATTTGTAGTCTGTGGCAgcactatgaaagccatgtggcccgctcagtagatcagacagACATTACAGATGTTGAAGTGCAGAAGAGCTTCTTCAGATGACCTGCATTGTGATCCAGGAGCATGTCAGgtgttttaaattataaatgtattcTCCATTCAGAGTGTAGTGATATTGACGCATCATCCAACGGCTTGAAACCTGTTACTCTAAAGATTATAGGTCCAGTCTTGAATTAATTTGAACACATTTAAGAGAATTTCATCTGAATCTAAAGGTTGCCGTGGTCAAAAGTGGGAGAACTTTCTTAGTCCTTAGTTTTTTATCCAGTTCAGAGAAATCCCTTGATCCCTGCAGCCCCACAGGTTGTGACATCCTGCAGCAGAACACTGTATGGccaaatatttactgtttaaATACAGTTATAACAGCAACTGATGGATGTGAAAAAGTGTCCCTGACAGGGATCTATAAAGTAGTTCAGGTGAAGTTGAACACGCTCTCTTGTCAGCGTCACTGCAGGCTGAAGTGGCCTCCGGTTATCTGCTCTTTGATTAGAGTAGAATCCCAGGCCTTGGGAGGTACATGGTAATTCTCTTGTCTCTCAGTCACAGTGTTTCGCACAAACACCTTAAAGGGGAGCGCCCCTCTAGCATATCCATCAATCTGCACCGGCCCACCAGGGAGGGCCCTGTCAGCATCCACACATCTCCACACAACAAAGATgtaccacattcaaattcaacacgGTGC encodes the following:
- the ino80c gene encoding INO80 complex subunit C, which produces MASQIPITVKTQPAAASSAALRGKKRPGSPAVSAAPQAPGSCSKKKKAPLIVTPTAPTQITVVDTVAEVKAAASVDSGPAPTTEPTAKPPPFKEPSFTHSGIGGAAAGKKNRTWKNLKQILALERTLPWKFDDPNYYNIDAPPSLKPAKKYSDISGLPANYADPQTKLRFTSSEEFSYIRLLPTDVVTGYLALRKASCIVP